A region from the Panicum hallii strain FIL2 chromosome 1, PHallii_v3.1, whole genome shotgun sequence genome encodes:
- the LOC112896127 gene encoding uncharacterized protein LOC112896127, with protein sequence MDPNSTYLLEIKFLGNPKKVRKDVRCFCFDKVVDSDTTNLKDLVDEITDMYPPGYLEVAHVQYYDADLKSFPVVNTDQELMLMFQKHIDSKVVHMFIAYSDPSGCYEPIIEWEGYPSNSNQFSEPTIPSSSTQAYEETSTENPITGNEHVGVDEEGLYLKINPVKRNQFAHSCSSSQRSTKVKNATKFWICEKVKDWLIADPCIGAKALEKKLKEHYKVKINYKRVYAEGFLNGCRPYLAIDSTFLTGKYKGQFASATAIDGHNWMYPVCVGVFASEDNENWIWFMENLRQATGSPRGLAICTDAGQAVMNGVTTIYPEAEHRECMHHLVTNFKKRYTGKVFDDNLWAAAYSWNPYLFEKHWAAMDREKPAATAYLRTCHTKLWTRSQFSTICKVDYVTNNLAECFNNWIKQHKGMNLDDLLDKLRQMLMVKWNHRRKISRQFEGLILPHIIKHLNEKSRELNLEVIECSEHVAEVTALGGSGFRFVVNLHEKTCSCRQWQISGIPCKHAIAFITSLNVPLENHVDMYYSVEKFRLAYAQLIPAMEDKSQWPQCCHGFFMHPPLLKATAGRRKIERYKGCTEKTKKGQHKCPICKDYGHHWPSCKKGNPEDIAALLAVR encoded by the exons ATGGATCCAAACTCAACTTATTTGTTGGAAATTAAGTTTCTTGGCAATCCAAAAAAGGTCAGAAAGGATGTCCGTTGTTTTTGCTTTGATAAGGTTGTTGACAGTGATACAACAAATTTGAAAGACTTGGTCGATGAGATCACAGATATGTATCCACCAGGTTATCTAGAAGTAGCACATGTTCAGTACTACGATGCAGATTTGAAAAGCTTCCCAGTAGTTAATACCGACCAAGAGTTGATGTTAATGTTTCAGAAACATATTGACAGCAAGGTTGTGCACATGTTCATTGCATACAGTGATCCATCAGGATGCTATGAGCCTATCATTGAGTGGGAGGGTTATCCTAGTAATAGCAACCAATTTTCTGAGCCAACCATACCTAGCAGCAGCACACAAGCTTATGAGGAAACATCTACAGAAAATCCAATCACCGGGAATGAACATGTTGGTGTTGATGAAGAGGGTCTGTATCTAAAGATCAACCCT GTGAAAAGGAATCAATTTGCTCATAGCTGCTCAAGCAGTCAAAGGAGTACGAAAGTGAAGAATGCAACCAAATTTTGGATATGCGAGAAGGTGAAGGATTGGCTCATTGCAGATCCTTGTATTGGAGCAAAAGCATTGGAGAAGAAGCTTAAAGAGCACTACAAGGTGAAGATCAATTACAAGAGAGTTTATGCGG AGGGGTTCCTAAATGGCTGCAGGCCATACTTGGCAATTGATAGCACCTTTTTAACTGGCAAGTACAAGGGACAGTTTGCTAGTGCCACCGCTATTGACGGCCATAATTGGATGTATCCAGTATGTGTCGGTGTTTTTGCTTCTGAAGATAATGAAAATTGGATCTGGTTCATGGAAAACCTTAGGCAAGCTACTGGATCACCAAGGGGGTTAGCTATATGCACAGATGCAGGACAGGCAGTGATGAATGGGGTAACAACTATTTATCCAGAAGCAGAACATAGGGAATGCATGCATCACTTGGTTACCAACTTCAAGAAGAGGTATACTGGCAAAGTGTTTGATGACAACCTTTGGGCAGCAGCTTACTCATGGAACCCGTACTTGTTTGAGAAGCATTGGGCTGCTATGGATAGAGAAAAGCCTGCTGCAACTGCATATCTAAGAACTTGTCATACTAAGTTGTGGACACGGAGTCAATTCTCAACCATATGCAAGGTAGATTATGTGACCAACAATTTGGCTGAGTGTTTCAATAACTGGATTAAGCAGCACAAGGGCATGAATTTGGATGACTTGTTAGACAAGCTTAGGCAAATGCTCATGGTGAAATGGAACCACAGGAGGAAAATCTCTAGACAGTTCGAAGGCTTGATCCTGCCCCACATTATTAAGCATTTGAATGAGAAGAGTAGAGAACTAAACTTGGAGGTTATTGAATGCTCCGAACATGTTGCTGAAGTTACTGCATTGGGAGGTAGTGGCTTTAGGTTTGTGGTGAACTTACATGAGAAGACATGTTCTTGTAGACAATGGCAAATTTCTGGCATTCCTTGCAAACATGCTATTGCATTCATTACCTCACTTAATGTGCCTCTAGAGAACCATGTGGACATGTATTACTCAGTTGAAAAATTTAGATTAGCTTATGCTCAACTAATCCCAGCTATGGAGGACAAGTCACAGTGGCCTCAATGTTGCCATGGGTTTTTCATGCATCCACCTTTGTTAAAGGCCACAGCTGGTAGGAGAAAGATAGAAAGATACAAAGGTTGTACGGAGAAGACAAAGAAAGGACAGCACAAATGTCCTATCTGTAAAGATTATGGGCATCACTGGCCAAGTTGCAAGAAGGGCAACCCAGAGGATATTGCAGCATTGCTGGCTGTGAGGTAA
- the LOC112896143 gene encoding putative cyclin-dependent kinase F-2 yields MAACVPFFTEGELLVSRQRRQLCARSAAPEDASSVPSAAGAATARNDQRERICRLDSFKRLKQIGEGAFGTVSKARDRRTGEVVAIKSARNGSSEAAAALLREAALLAACAGNPAVVALREVARSEPAGLHLVMDFVGPSLHDIISARRRHDLRFTESEARRAMAQLLAGVGSMHAYGIVHRDLKPGNVLVGEHDRRLKICDLGLATSTAAPPRDAQIEGTLGYIAPEALVCQKDCGGPADMWALGCIMAELVGGEKLFPEDDEYSQLVSIVDLLGIPDQVSLIA; encoded by the coding sequence GCTCCTCGTCTCACGCCAGCGCCGCCAACTCTGCGCGCGCTCGGCTGCGCCTGAAGACGCAAGCAGCGTAccttccgccgccggcgctgcaACTGCGAGGAACGATCAACGGGAGCGCATCTGTAGATTGGACTCGTTCAAGCGGCTGAAGCAGATCGGCGAGGGGGCGTTCGGCACTGTCTCGAAGGCGCGCGACCGCCGCACCGGCGAGGTGGTCGCCATCAAGTCCGCGCGCAACGGCAgcagcgaggcggcggcggcgctgctgcgggAGGCCGCACTGCTGGCAGCTTGCGCCGGCAACCCCGCGGTGGTGGCGCTCCGGGAGGTGGCCCGGTCGGAGCCGGCCGGCCTGCACCTGGTGATGGACTTCGTCGGTCCGAGCCTGCACGACATCAtcagcgcgcgccgccgccatgaCCTCCGGTTCACCGAGTCGGAGGCGCGCCGCGCGATGGCGCAGCTGCTGGCCGGCGTGGGGTCGATGCACGCCTACGGCATCGTCCACCGCGACCTCAAGCCCGGGAATGTGCTCGTCGGGGAGCACGACCGCCGGCTCAAGATCTGCGACCTCGGCCTCGCCACAtccaccgccgcgccgcctcggGACGCACAGATCGAGGGCACGCTCGGTTACATCGCGCCGGAAGCGCTCGTGTGCCAGAAGGACTGCGGCGGGCCCGCCGACATGTGGGCTCTCGGCTGCATCATGGCGGAGCTCGTCGGCGGGGAGAAGCTCTTCCCGGAGGACGACGAGTACTCGCAGCTGGTCAGCATCGTGGACCTCCTTGGAATCCCCGACCAAGTGTCGCTGATCGCCTGA